In the genome of Tissierella sp., the window TTTGCTGTCAACTGTTTTTTTAAACTTTTTTTAAATCGTTTTTGATTTAAGTTTGTTTAATGTCTCAGCCGACTTTTACTATAATACTCTCTTTTCTTACTAAAGTCAACTGTTTTTTTGAACTTTTTAAAATCTTTAATCTGATTTGTTTTGCTCAATGTCGCAGCCGACTTTTATTATAATACATGTTTTTTAATACAAAGTCAATACCTTTTTCAAAAAAGTTTACAGCTTTAATCCACCATTCACTTTACACTACTAGTTATTCATTATCTTACATTTGCTGCTACTGCACTTCCTAGGGCTATAGAATATAGTTTTGTTTCATGATCATCTGCTCTTGATACTAAAACTATAGGAGCTTTAGCACCCATTACTATTCCTGCAGATTTACCCTCAGCAAAATAAGTAATACTCTTACCAATTCCATTACCCATTTCAATATTTGGAACTAAAAGAATATCTGCATCTCCTGCTACTGGAGATTTATATCCCTTAATTGCAGCAGAGGCAGAAGATACTGCTAAGTCTAATGCCATTGGTCCATCAACTATAGTTCCTTCAGAGAATTTGCCATTTTCACTCATAATCTTTAATTCATTTGCTTCTACTGTGGCTATCATCTTTGGGTCTACCTTTTCCTTAGCTGCCAAACAAGCTACTTTAACTTCTTCTCTTCCTAATGACTTTACTACTATAACAGCATTCTCTATAATCTTAACCTTATCTTCTAATGTTGGTTGTAAATTCATCCCACCATCTGTTAAACATATTAACTTCTCATAGTTAGGTATCTGATATACCATTACATGAGACAGTAGGGAGTCAGTCCTAAGTCCCCATTCCTTATTCAATACTGCTTTTAATAGTATAGATGTATCTACTAATCCTTTCATTATAAAATTAGCTTCTCCATTAGAAACCATTTTAACCCCAATTTCTGCTGCCAAATTTAGGTCTTTTTCATCTATTATTTTGAATTCACTAATATCCAATCCTTTTTCACGAGCAATTGCAATAGTCTTTTCCTTGTCTCCAATAAGTATAGGCTCTGATATTCCCAACTTACAGCTCTCCACCACTGCTTCAAGCACTTCTTCATCATGAGAAGCTACTACTGCTAGTTTCATTTTTCCTTTGTTTTTTAATTCTAGTAATTCTTCCAATCTTTTAATTGTCATAATTGTCCCTCCAAATAATAATATTATTATAATAATTCCTCTAATCTTTCCTTTTGAATGATCATGTTCTCATCCTGTGGATTTAAGGTGACTGCTTTACTTATATCTATATAAGCATTCTTTAATTGCCCTAACTGCATATATCCTAGTCCTCTATTAAATAAAAGCTTATAATCATCGGTAATATTCTCAATTCCTTCAGTAAATACATCAATTGCTTTATCTATATCCCCTATTGAATAGAGGCAAATACCCAACTCATTATAAATATCAGATACTTCTTTATTAAGTTCCAATGCCTCATAGAAATAATCAATAGCAATCTCGTAATCAGCAAGACCTTTATAACAAGCACCTATAAAATACTTAAGTTCCCACCATTTATTGTAACTAGGCAATAGTTTTAAAAATACTTCCAAAGCTTTGTCAAATTGACCATGAGATAAATAAGTAAGCCCCGACTCTATTGCTACATCATTTTCTATAAGATCGATCTCTTCTCTTATTTCTTGTAGTCTAAGCTCGTCCTTATCTAAAGTCAAATACTTTGTCCATATAAGTTTTGCTTTCAAATATTGCTCAAAAAACCTATAATGATAGCCTAACTTATAGTAAGCCAATGGATAGCTATTATCTAAATCTAATATAGTTTCTAATTCCCCAGTGGATTTATTCAAAAATTCAATGGCCTCTTCCTCTTCTTCCTTCTCAAAATATTGCTTTGCTATTTCTTCTAACGCAAGAGAATAATTAAATATTCCATTAATATTCTCAGGATTAATAAATTTTAGTGCTCTAAACAAAACAGCACCATTATCATAATCATTATTATCTAATAGCCTAATCCCTTGATAAAATATATATTCTTCAACATTATGGGTGAACGCCATAAGTATATCCTTATACTCTTCTATATGAAGAAAGTCTTCGTCTACACCCATCAAATAAATAATCCCATCTATTATATGAGTTAAATTGATTTCGTCTTCTAGATTCCCTTCTTTTATTTCACTAACAAGGACATCAGTTAATATAGGTAAAGGAATAAGCTTATCTCTAGGATATCCTTTAATATCTACTACTGCTTCCTCCTTTAATTCAACAAAAGTAACTTTATCTGTTTTCTTTTTAAAATAATCATTAATAATATCCATATATCCACCTTCTATTTAAAATTTATTCATATACATTCTTTTTCTTCTAGTACTAGTACTTAAAAGCTTATACAAATGCCCTCTATAAATCATTAGGAAAGAAAATATTCCTTGCCCTAATAAATACTTTATAATGCCTACTATATCTAAACTAAATGCTGTAAATATATGAGTAGCAAATAAATCCGTTATAATGCTGCCAGTCAGAAAAAACAAAGCTATATATAGTACTACATTGGGTATCAACCAGTTTAACCAATTTTCCTTCATAAAATCAACTGCATACATTATACTATCCATAGGTTCTAAAGTCTTTAAATACAGCGTCTCTGGCAAAGCATTCAGTATAACTAATACTGAGATACTAACGATTATACTTAGGTAAACGCCATTTGGTCCTAAAATTCTAGTAACAGTATCTAATAAGAAGCTTCCTATCCAAGCAAAGAAAAATATCGTATATATCTTTCTAAGAAAATATTTAAATCCATCTTTAAAATCTTGAAATGTTATTTTATTATAATTTATTATATTAAATAGTAGATATAAATAGTTGGAAATCATACTTGCACTAAATATAGCTAAAATGATTCCAGCAAATATGGATAATACCCCTGTAAACAAAGTCAAGACAACTCTATATATAACAAGATTTATTGCTATATATACGATTCCAGTAAGAATAATAGGCAAATTACTTAATAGACTAGTGATTGTCTTCTTTATAGTTTTTTTATTGATTAATAAAAAATCTTGTAAAATTTCCAATTAAATCAGCTCCTTTATTATATGGCTAATATCATAGGTCTTACATCTATTTATTACTCCCTTTTGATAATGGAATAATATATTTACTTGATTATCTTCATCCTTATAATTATAGCCATTATTAATTATTTTAAAAATGTCAACTTCAAATGTTCCAAAAGCTACATTCTTAATTACTTTTTTAGTTGGTATGTCTTCGTACTCTTTCAAATATTCTCTAATTACTCTTTCATCCTTTAATATTTCATGAATACTCTTTTGATCTAAATCTCCTTCAACAGGCTTCATACCTATAGGCATTTTAGAATCTTTATTGTTTTTAATAAAATCAAACCTTAACAGTTCAATAAATACATTAAGATCATGAAACTCTTTATGTTTATAAAACTCTATTAATATTTCATATAATCTATTTCTACTGTTGGAAACTTTATTATATTCATTTGCTTCCCAGAACAAAGAGAAATCCTCATAGAAATCAAATGCATTGTCATAATGATTAATGACTATATATTCTAAAGAATTTTCAAAATACCCTTCATTATAATATTTATCTACTAAATCTTCTATAGATTTTAATTTAAGTATATCCATATATTTTATAAAATCATTCTCTAATATCTCATATGGTGGCTTATCTAAATACATAAATCCATATTTGTCTTGATCTTTTCTTAGGCCCGAACCCTTTAGTAATTTTAAAAATCCTAATTGTATCTTCTCAGGTCTAATTTCATATACATCATTAAATGATTTCTTAAATGAACTATATCCTTCGTAAGGAAGTCCAGCAATTAGGTCTAAATGTTGATGAATGTTTTTATATGATTTTATCTCCTTAGTGATTTCTCTTAGTTTATTAAAATCAGTAATTCTCCCAATTGCCTCTATTGTGTCCACATTAGTTGACTGCACACCTACTTCAAATTGAAATAGGCCTTCCTTTACAGTGGATAAGAAGTCCATCATCTCTCGATCCAGTAAATGTGCTGTGACCTCGAAATGAAAATTAATATTTTCTGGATTCTTATCTATAATAAAATTCATTATCTCTATTGCATATTCCTTATTTGCGTTGAAGGTTCTATCTACAAATTTGACCTGCCTTACTTTAGCTTCTATTAAATTGTTTAACTCTTCCTTTACTCTCTCTATTTCAAAATACCTTACCCCTTTAATGGTTGATGATAAACAAAATTCACAATTGAAGGGACATCCCCTAGAGCTTTCAAAGTATATTATTTTGTTTTCAAATTCATTACCTAAGTCTTTATAGGGTGATGGTAGTATATTTAAGTCCTTAATCAAAGGTCTTGGAGAGTTTTTAATAATTCTATTCTCTTGATTATAAATTAATCCCTTTATATTAGCATAATCTTCATTATTATCCATCAGATTCCCTATTAATTCCCTAAAGGTCTCTTCTCCCTCACCATATACTATAAAATCAACAAAGGGATTGTCCTCAATAATCTTCTCCCCATCAAAAGAAACTTCTGGTCCACCTAGCATTATCTTTATCTTAGGATTCACAATTTTTAAGGTTTGTGCTATCTCTAAAGTCTCTGATAAATTCCATATGTAAGTAGAGAACCCTATAATATCTGGATTGCTCTTATATAAATCTGAAACTATAGAATCTAAGCTTTGATTTATTGTATATTCTTTTATTTCTGCTTCAATTATATCAGAAACAAATTCCTTTAAATATCTAATGGCTAAACAAGAGTGAATAAATTTGGAATTCAATGTAGTTAATATTACATTCATCTATATACCTTCCTTTTTTTGTATTAAATACATTATAACACTACTTTTTAGTCTTATACACCATAAAATAAGTAAATATTTAGATTAACCATTGAACTTTTGACAAAATTCTTATAGAATAGATTGTATAATACAAGAGGAAGGAGATAATCCATGAGAGAGTTTGATAAGATTTCTATTCAAGAAATGTCTAAGGATGATATGCTTTTAATTATTGAGGCCTTGGAGTATACAGGCAACAATACTAAAATAGATGATTTTTTAGCTTTAAAAGATAGTATAGTTGAGGAGCTAAGTTCTTTGGCGGAAATTGGCGAAAAAGATTTCCTAGAATATTTAAAGAAATAGACCCATATAAGGGTCTATCTTTTAAATAAGTACATACCAGTTTTTGTCTGGACTAGAGAAGTAAGGCTATTGCCCTTTACTTCTTTTTTTATTACTTTTGTATCACCAAGTAAGGAATGAAAAAATATCTCACCCTCAGTATAAGAAAAAACATCTGGCAAAATATATTCCTTTATTACCAATTGAGCAGGGTCTATTCTAGACTTTCGTAGTCTTAAAACATAATTTCCAAGATTAGTATAAAACTTCGGAATATCATATTCTCGATTTTGCAAATACATAAAATCATATAGGATGCTACCTATAAAAGTCTCTAGCTCTACCTTGTTCAACACATCTATGCAATCTTCTAAATATACAAATCTATTGCTTTTAATTCCATTTAGAGTATTTAACAAATGTATTCTTTCTTTTTCAAATTCTATTTTAAATTTTCCTGGATAATCTAATATTTCAATTCTATAATACTTTTTATATTTATCTATAAACTCTCTTTGAGAAAAGCCAATAGCATTTTCCTTAAGCTTGTCTATTATATTTTCTTCCTTATTAAGGACTAAATATAGTAAGTATCCAGTATATATTGAATCAAAAAGACTTTGCAAATTCCCTGTTGAAAACATTACATTTTTTATTACTTCTTCCTCAATTACCCTATATTCCTGATTTACTAATACCAATGGTATTATCCTACTAATGATTGAATCATCTTTTTCTTTCCAATATATATCGGGATTTACTCTTCCTTGTGTATTCAGCAAGGAAGAGTTCTCACCATTCCTGTAACTTACCCATAGCTTTAATTCTTCTACAAATCTAGTATAGTCTATCCTAATTCCATGTTCATCTACCATAGGCATTAATGCCTTTATTGCAATTACAGTTAATTGTGATATATAACTATATCTCTTATTTCTATTAAAGTCTTCTTTAAATACATTTAACAACAATTGTTCTAGATCTATTATTTCCATATATCTACATTCTTTCTGGTGCTTTCATCCCAAGTAAGTCTAATCCTGTCTTTAAAACAGTTTTAGCTGCAAAGGATAACATAAGTCTTGCTTTCTTTAATTCTACATCCTCTACAATTATTTGGCATGCATTATAGAATTTATTATAAGCCTTTGCTATTTCAATTATATGTCTAGTAATAAAATACGGTTCATTCTTTTCCATAGAATCTACTACTACCCTTGGGAAATCATATAAAAGTCTAGAAATATTTATCTCTTCTTCAGTACTTAAAAGGCTATAGTCCACATTGTCATCTATATTAAACTCTCCTCTTTCAAGAAGTGAATTTATCCTTGCATGAGTATATTGAACATAAGGACCAGTTTCACCTTCAAAACTTAAGGTCTTATCCCAAGAGAATACATAATCTTTAATTCTTTGATTAAATAATTCTTGGAATATTACTGCACCTATACCGACTTGTTTTGCTACTTCATCTTTATTTTCTAGTTTTGGATTTCTTTCATTTATTATATTGAGGGTATTATTGACTGCCTTATTTAGGACATCCTCCAGGAATACAACTCTTCCTTTTCTAGTAGATAAAGTCCCATCTTCTAGACTTACCATTCCAAATGGAATATGGATACAATCTTTTGCCCATTCATGCCCCATAAGTTCTATTACTTTCATCCAAGCTTTAAAATGAAGATTTTGTTGAGAAGCTACTACATATATGTTTTTATAGAAATCATATGTTTTCTTCCTGTAGAAAGCAGCTGCAATATCCCTTGTAGTATATAATGTAGATCCATCACTCTTCATTATAAGCGCTGGTGGCATTCCATGCTCTTCCAAATCTACTAAATATGCACCATCTGATTCTTTTAACAGATTTTTTGATTTTAATTCTTCGATTACTGCAGGCATTTTGTCAGAATAAAAGGATTCACCAGCATAGGAATCAAATTTAATATTCAACATATCATATACCTTATTGAATTCTTGTAAGCTTATCTCTCTAATCCATTCCCATAATGCTACTGCTTCTTCATTGCCATTTTCTAATTCCTTAAACCAGTATCTAGCTTCATCTCTTAGTTCTTCCTTTTCTTCAGCTTCTGCATTAAATCTAACATATAGTTTTAATAGTTCATTTATAGGATCAGCTTCTATTGCTTTCCTATCGCCCCATTTCTTATATGCAGAAATAAGCATACCAAATTGAGTACCATAATCCCCTAAGTGATTAATAGCAACTGTATCAAATCCAAGGAAAGTATATATCTTATATAAGGCATTTCCTATAACAGTTGTTCTAATATGCCCTATATGGAAGGGCTTTGCGATATTTGGTGATGAATACTCAACTATAACAGTTTTACCATTTCCCATATCAGAAGAACCGTACTTAGTCTGTTTTTCCTTAATCTCATTTAAAGTACTTTCAGTAAGTTTATCTTTATTAATAAAGAAATTTAGATATGGTCCATTATTTTCTATCTTTTCAAAGTACTTATTATCCCCAAATTTTCCTGCTAACTCCTCAGCAATAACTGGTGGTGCCTTTCTAAAAGCTTTTGCTAACCTAAATACCGGAAAAGCGTAATCACCCATATCATATGATGGCGGCACTTCTATTAAAGAAGATATTTCTTCTTCTGTAAGAGCATCTACTTCAGACTGAATTAATTTAACAACTTCTTCTCTAAAATTTAACATCTTCCCAACCTCCTTAAAATAGTAAAGCTCCCGTCTCTAAAATAAGAGACGAGAGCTAACCCGTGATACCACTCTTGTTGGCATAATATATGCCCACTCGAAATTTTAACGCTACTAGCGTAATATCCTACTCATTTCAGATATATTCTCCTGAGTTCTCTTCAAATATTTCCTATGTACTGGCTTCCACCAACCCAGCTCGCTTTTCCACGGTAAATACCTTACTCTCTCAATCTACGAATTGTTATATAATTATTACTATATAATATACAATATTAGATAGATAAATACAAGGTTTATTTAAAAATATTCTATTAATATATACTTTTTAATACTATTGCTATTCACTCACATCCCAAAACAACAATTTCCCTTATTTAATTTACCTAACTAATTGTCATATTGGTGATTATTAAGTCTTTTGTTATGAATCACTGTAAATACTATTCGACCTACACCCATACATAGAATTGTCATAGCATTAAATGCAACTATTATAGACTTGTATTCTTCAGGCATACCGATTAAGAACAGCATATAAAAAAGTCCAACAAACAATCCAAATACAAAATAGAGTGGTCTCAAGATTGCTTTTGATTTTGCTATTACTTCCATATCGCTCACTAAATAAACATTACCTATAATAAGATAACTTACAGCTTCACCTAAGTGTAATGTTAAAAATTGATGCAAAAATAAACCAATATAATAGTTTTGATTTATCCTTTGCAAAATAAGAAATGTAAGCATAGCAAAAATTAAATTAATCCCAATTCCTCCAGATGCAATAAAAATATTTTGTTTTCGATTTAGTAATCTTGCCTTTTCCATATCAACAGGTAGAGGCGTAGAGAAAAATAAATATGGCTTTACAGTTACCTGCCACCAGTTCTTCTTACATCCATATTTGTAATAAAGAAGTGCATGACCAATCTCGTGCAGATAAATCACTAAATACAATGCTAAATAACTTATAAAAATGCTAATTGACATTTTCAAACAATCTCCTCCCTTAGACTCCTCTACAACATCCTAAATAATAGTCAATAGCCCATGTCAATATCTTTTCTCATTCTTTTTATTTGTACATATAATTAAAGATAGGGTCAACCCTATCTTTTTCCATAATAAAAATAATAGTATACTTCTTCACCTTTTACAAAATAATCCTCGTATCTTCCACCCTTCTCTAAAGATCTGGATTGTTTATCATAAATAGGCTTATAGTCTAGATTTTTTATTTTTTCTTTTATATTATTTAGAATAAACTCTTTTTTGTATTTATCATCTATTTTACTATTTACACTGAAATTTTTAAATATTATATAAGAACCTATTAAACAGGCAATCTTTTTAACATAATTATCTATTTTGTTTAATAAGAAATGCTCATTATAGAATGCATAATTACTGCTTCCAGAAATATCAACAAGAACATCTATTGATTTATCTTGTATAGGAATTTTGGTAAAATCAGAACATATGAAAATTATATTCTTATTGCATTCTATAGTCTCCAGCATCCCTTTCAAAAACTTATGTCTGCCTAAATCATTATCAATAGCTATATAAATTGAATCCTCAGGCAGTTCATTATAAATATTTCTTAAGAAAAAACCAACACCAGATCCCAATTCTAATATTGTTTTATTTTTAAAATCATCAAAATCTATTTTTTTACAAACCAACTCTAAATTTTTATACATATTATCTAAATATTCAATATCCGTTGAGCTTATATATTCTTCTATATAATTAGAGTCAAATTGAAATCCATTATGATTTAACTCATCGTTAATTATCAATATCCCATCTTCAATATTATACTCCACTCCACACTTGCATTTTAAAACCCCATCAATTACTTTATTTTTATCTATATTTCCTTTTAAGAGAATTAAATCATCTTTGCATTGCAAACATTTAAATATATTCAAATTTCTAAAATCAATACCAATTTTATTTCTAGGTTTTTCTTTACAATTGTTTAACTCCTGTATTTCAAATTTAAGATTATCTCTAATTTCTTTAAGATTACCTATTTCCTGTTCTATACTCTTATATTTATTATCAAAAAATGTTTTATAATATTGATTTTGTTCATATGGAGTGAGATTTCCAAACCTTCGAAATATGAGTATAGCCTTTATTTCATTTAATGTAAATCTCATATCTTTTAG includes:
- a CDS encoding tetratricopeptide repeat protein, translated to MDIINDYFKKKTDKVTFVELKEEAVVDIKGYPRDKLIPLPILTDVLVSEIKEGNLEDEINLTHIIDGIIYLMGVDEDFLHIEEYKDILMAFTHNVEEYIFYQGIRLLDNNDYDNGAVLFRALKFINPENINGIFNYSLALEEIAKQYFEKEEEEEAIEFLNKSTGELETILDLDNSYPLAYYKLGYHYRFFEQYLKAKLIWTKYLTLDKDELRLQEIREEIDLIENDVAIESGLTYLSHGQFDKALEVFLKLLPSYNKWWELKYFIGACYKGLADYEIAIDYFYEALELNKEVSDIYNELGICLYSIGDIDKAIDVFTEGIENITDDYKLLFNRGLGYMQLGQLKNAYIDISKAVTLNPQDENMIIQKERLEELL
- a CDS encoding MerR family transcriptional regulator encodes the protein MRIGKFAESNNLTIDTVRHYMELGLIIPEMQGGQYHFDDRCKSDLEDILNLKDMRFTLNEIKAILIFRRFGNLTPYEQNQYYKTFFDNKYKSIEQEIGNLKEIRDNLKFEIQELNNCKEKPRNKIGIDFRNLNIFKCLQCKDDLILLKGNIDKNKVIDGVLKCKCGVEYNIEDGILIINDELNHNGFQFDSNYIEEYISSTDIEYLDNMYKNLELVCKKIDFDDFKNKTILELGSGVGFFLRNIYNELPEDSIYIAIDNDLGRHKFLKGMLETIECNKNIIFICSDFTKIPIQDKSIDVLVDISGSSNYAFYNEHFLLNKIDNYVKKIACLIGSYIIFKNFSVNSKIDDKYKKEFILNNIKEKIKNLDYKPIYDKQSRSLEKGGRYEDYFVKGEEVYYYFYYGKR
- the argS gene encoding arginine--tRNA ligase, which encodes MLNFREEVVKLIQSEVDALTEEEISSLIEVPPSYDMGDYAFPVFRLAKAFRKAPPVIAEELAGKFGDNKYFEKIENNGPYLNFFINKDKLTESTLNEIKEKQTKYGSSDMGNGKTVIVEYSSPNIAKPFHIGHIRTTVIGNALYKIYTFLGFDTVAINHLGDYGTQFGMLISAYKKWGDRKAIEADPINELLKLYVRFNAEAEEKEELRDEARYWFKELENGNEEAVALWEWIREISLQEFNKVYDMLNIKFDSYAGESFYSDKMPAVIEELKSKNLLKESDGAYLVDLEEHGMPPALIMKSDGSTLYTTRDIAAAFYRKKTYDFYKNIYVVASQQNLHFKAWMKVIELMGHEWAKDCIHIPFGMVSLEDGTLSTRKGRVVFLEDVLNKAVNNTLNIINERNPKLENKDEVAKQVGIGAVIFQELFNQRIKDYVFSWDKTLSFEGETGPYVQYTHARINSLLERGEFNIDDNVDYSLLSTEEEINISRLLYDFPRVVVDSMEKNEPYFITRHIIEIAKAYNKFYNACQIIVEDVELKKARLMLSFAAKTVLKTGLDLLGMKAPERM
- a CDS encoding DUF4080 domain-containing protein, translated to MNVILTTLNSKFIHSCLAIRYLKEFVSDIIEAEIKEYTINQSLDSIVSDLYKSNPDIIGFSTYIWNLSETLEIAQTLKIVNPKIKIMLGGPEVSFDGEKIIEDNPFVDFIVYGEGEETFRELIGNLMDNNEDYANIKGLIYNQENRIIKNSPRPLIKDLNILPSPYKDLGNEFENKIIYFESSRGCPFNCEFCLSSTIKGVRYFEIERVKEELNNLIEAKVRQVKFVDRTFNANKEYAIEIMNFIIDKNPENINFHFEVTAHLLDREMMDFLSTVKEGLFQFEVGVQSTNVDTIEAIGRITDFNKLREITKEIKSYKNIHQHLDLIAGLPYEGYSSFKKSFNDVYEIRPEKIQLGFLKLLKGSGLRKDQDKYGFMYLDKPPYEILENDFIKYMDILKLKSIEDLVDKYYNEGYFENSLEYIVINHYDNAFDFYEDFSLFWEANEYNKVSNSRNRLYEILIEFYKHKEFHDLNVFIELLRFDFIKNNKDSKMPIGMKPVEGDLDQKSIHEILKDERVIREYLKEYEDIPTKKVIKNVAFGTFEVDIFKIINNGYNYKDEDNQVNILFHYQKGVINRCKTYDISHIIKELI
- a CDS encoding bifunctional enoyl-CoA hydratase/phosphate acetyltransferase, which translates into the protein MTIKRLEELLELKNKGKMKLAVVASHDEEVLEAVVESCKLGISEPILIGDKEKTIAIAREKGLDISEFKIIDEKDLNLAAEIGVKMVSNGEANFIMKGLVDTSILLKAVLNKEWGLRTDSLLSHVMVYQIPNYEKLICLTDGGMNLQPTLEDKVKIIENAVIVVKSLGREEVKVACLAAKEKVDPKMIATVEANELKIMSENGKFSEGTIVDGPMALDLAVSSASAAIKGYKSPVAGDADILLVPNIEMGNGIGKSITYFAEGKSAGIVMGAKAPIVLVSRADDHETKLYSIALGSAVAANVR